In Streptomyces liangshanensis, the DNA window CACCACGTTGCCGGTGCCGGGAGACCTCACGGGATCAGCCCCGCGCGGGCGCGGGGACCAAAAGGGCTCGCCACCGGTGAGTGGCGAGCCCTTCAAGAGTACCGGTGCGGTTCACCCCGAGCCGACGAAGATCACCAACAGCAGCCAGACCACCGGCGCGGTGGGCAGCAGCGAGTCGAGCCGGTCCATGATGCCGCCGTGGCCGGGCAGCAGCGTCCCCATGTCCTTGATGCCCAGATCGCGCTTGATCATGGATTCGCCCAGGTCACCGAGGGTGGCGCTGGCGGCGACCGCGATGCCGAGCAGCAGGCCCTGCCACCAGACGCCGTCGTTGATCAGGAACTGCATGCAGAGCGCGCCCGCGACCATCGCGAAGACGACCGCGCCGAGCAGCCCTTCCCTGGTCTTGCCGGGGCTGATGCGCGGCGCGAGCTTGTGGGTGCCGAAGCGCCAGCCGACGGCGTACGCGCCGGTGTCGCTGACCACCGTCAGCAGCAGGAACATCAGCACGCGCCGGGCGCCGTCGTCGGCGGTGAGCATCAGCGCGACGAAGGTGGCCAGGAACGGTACGTAGAACGCGGCGAACACACCGGCCGTGACGTCCCGCAGATACCCCTCGGGCTGCTCGGTCATCCGCCACACCAGGACGGCGAGGGCCGTCAGGGCCATGGCGACCCAGGCGCCCTCGACCCCGCGCACGTATCCGGCGACGACCATCGCGGCGCCACCGACGGCCAGCGGTACGAGCGGGGCCTTGATGCCCTTCTTCTCGTCGAGGCGGGAGGTCAGCTCCCACAGCCCGACCACGACGGCGACCGCGACGACCCCGACGAAGGCCGCCTTCACGATGAAGAGCGAGGCCACGACCACCACACCGAGCCCGACGCCGACCCCTATGGCGGCGCGCAGGTCACGGCCCGCCCGCTTCTTCTGCGGGGGTGGCGGGGGCGCGGGCATGGGCTCCTGGGCGATCTCGTCGCGGAACACGGGGCCGCCCGCCCGGGCCGCCCCCCGGTCGTCGTCCTGGCCCCCGCCGCGGGCGGGTCCGTCGGGCACGATGGGCATGGGCCGAGTCTGCTGTGCGGCAGGCTCATCGTAGGCGGGACCCGCCGGGCCGGCCCCCTGGTCGGGCTGTCCCCAGAGGTCGGCGGTCGGCGGGGAACCCCAGGAAGAGTCGTTCATCAGACTTCGAGCAGCTCGGCTTCCTTGTGCTTGAGCAGCTCGTCCACCTGTGCCACGTACTTCGCGGTGGTGTCGTCGAGCTCCTTCTCGGCGCGGCGGCCCTCGTCCTCGCCGACCTCGCCGTCCTTGACCAGCTTGTCGATGGTCTCCTTGGCCTTGCGGCGGACCGCGCGGATCGAGATCTTCGAGTCCTCGGCCTTGGACTTCGCGACCTTGATGAACTCCTTGCGGCGGTCCTGGGTCAGCTCCGGGAACACCACCCGGATGATGTTGCCGTCGTTGCTCGGGTTGACCCCGAGGTCGGAGTCGCGGATCGCCTGCTCGATGTTGCGCAGCGCGCTCTTGTCGAACGGGGCCACCACGGCCATCCGCGGTTCGGGCACCGAGAACGACGCCAGCTGGTTGATCGGCGTCGCCGCCCCGTAGTAGTCCGCCACGATCTTGTTGAACATCGCCGGGTGCGCCCGCCCTGTGCGGATCGCGGCGAAGTCGTCTTTGGCGACCAGGACGGCCTTCTCCATCTTCTCCTCGGCCTCGAGGAGGGTCTCTTCGATCACCACTTGCTCCTGCGTGTCTTGAGTGGGCCGGGCCTGCTACCGGTCCTGGCGGATCCTGCGTCGCGTCCTGCCCTGCACGGTGTCCGACCGTCAGGGCTTTGTCCATCCCCGTGCGGGGCCGTACGGATCAAGTGTCCCGCGGTGTGTCCCGCGCGACTCAGCTCCGGGTGCCCTGGTCGCTCACGAGCGTGCCGATCTTCTCACCCTTGACCGCGCGCGCGATATTGCCCTCGGTCAGCAATTCGAAGACGAGAATCGGCAGCTTGTTGTCCTGGCACAGCGTGATCGCGGTCATGTCGGCGACCCGCAGGTCGCGGGCGATGACCTCGCTGTACTCCAGCGCGTCGAACTTGACCGCGCCCGGGTGGGTCTTGGGGTCGGAGTCGTAGACCCCGTCCACACCGTTCTTGCCCATCAGCAGCGCCTCGGCGTCGATCTCCAGGGCGCGCTGGGCGGCGGTGGTGTCGGTGGAGAAGTACGGCATGCCCATGCCCGCGCCGAAGATGACGACGCGGCCCTTCTCCAGGTGCCGTACGGCGCGCAGCGGGATGTACGGCTCCGCGACCTGGCCCATCGTGATGGCCGTCTGGACGCGGGAGTCGATGCCCTCCTTCTCCAGGAAGTCCTGGAGGGCCAGGCAGTTCATGACCGTACCGAGCATGCCCATGTAGTCGGAGCGCGCCCGGTCCATGCCGCGCTGCTGGAGTTCGGCGCCGCGGAAGAAGTTGCCGCCGCCGAGGACGATGGCGATCTGGGCGCCGTCCCGTACGACGGCCGCGATCTCACGGGCGATGGCGTGTACGACGTCGGGGTCGACGCCGAGCCCTCCCCCGCCGGCGAACGCCTCACCGGACAGCTTCAGCATGAAGCGGCCGGCGCCCTTGGCCGGGTCGCTGCGACCCACGGTGTTGTCCTTGCCGTCGGCAGACTGGGTGGCGTCCGCGCCCTTGTTCATGGGGATCTCCTCGTGCACATACGACGAAGGCCATTGCCGGTGGGTGTGTGTCCCGTGCGGCAATGGCCTCCTCGTCAGATCTGCGGTCGTCCGTCGCGTTCGCGTGTGACGACTCCGTAAGACCCTAGCGGGGTCCTGCGTCGAACGCTGTACGGACTCAGATGCCGACCTTGATGCGCGAGAAGCGCTTCAGGGTGACACCGGCCTCGTCCAGGACCTTCTGGACCGACTTCTTGTTGTCCTTCGCGAACGCCTGCTCCAGGACGACGACGTCCTTGAAGAAGCCGTTGACGC includes these proteins:
- the frr gene encoding ribosome recycling factor produces the protein MIEETLLEAEEKMEKAVLVAKDDFAAIRTGRAHPAMFNKIVADYYGAATPINQLASFSVPEPRMAVVAPFDKSALRNIEQAIRDSDLGVNPSNDGNIIRVVFPELTQDRRKEFIKVAKSKAEDSKISIRAVRRKAKETIDKLVKDGEVGEDEGRRAEKELDDTTAKYVAQVDELLKHKEAELLEV
- a CDS encoding phosphatidate cytidylyltransferase, which encodes MNDSSWGSPPTADLWGQPDQGAGPAGPAYDEPAAQQTRPMPIVPDGPARGGGQDDDRGAARAGGPVFRDEIAQEPMPAPPPPPQKKRAGRDLRAAIGVGVGLGVVVVASLFIVKAAFVGVVAVAVVVGLWELTSRLDEKKGIKAPLVPLAVGGAAMVVAGYVRGVEGAWVAMALTALAVLVWRMTEQPEGYLRDVTAGVFAAFYVPFLATFVALMLTADDGARRVLMFLLLTVVSDTGAYAVGWRFGTHKLAPRISPGKTREGLLGAVVFAMVAGALCMQFLINDGVWWQGLLLGIAVAASATLGDLGESMIKRDLGIKDMGTLLPGHGGIMDRLDSLLPTAPVVWLLLVIFVGSG
- the pyrH gene encoding UMP kinase gives rise to the protein MNKGADATQSADGKDNTVGRSDPAKGAGRFMLKLSGEAFAGGGGLGVDPDVVHAIAREIAAVVRDGAQIAIVLGGGNFFRGAELQQRGMDRARSDYMGMLGTVMNCLALQDFLEKEGIDSRVQTAITMGQVAEPYIPLRAVRHLEKGRVVIFGAGMGMPYFSTDTTAAQRALEIDAEALLMGKNGVDGVYDSDPKTHPGAVKFDALEYSEVIARDLRVADMTAITLCQDNKLPILVFELLTEGNIARAVKGEKIGTLVSDQGTRS